The DNA region CTTGTCGGAGATCGAGCCGACCTTGGGCTGGTGGATACGTTTGAAGTTCCGCGCTATTAAACTCGATTAGTTTAACCACCTCCGAAAGATCAATATTAACCACAGAAGGCACACCTCTATTAAGTAGTAGATGCTGTTTACCTGTATCCTTGCTCAACTGGCGCAATTTTTCCCCAATACTTACAATGGCAGAAAGCTTGGCCCCACTCTTATTTATCTTCATTTCTTTTTTCTTTTAAATCAGTAGGCCAAAGTTCGCTGTTTTTTCTTAATCACCAACAAAACCAATCTTGAAGAATTACGACTCTCGAACCACAATACATGACTCTCGCTTATCTTCTAATTAGTATTCGTTTTTTTGGGGAAAAAGAAAAAAATTTAACAACTTGATTAAAAAGATGTTATCGCAATAACACATTGTTATTAATCGAACTATTTTAAATATTCGTCAAAAGACACATCCCGAATGGACTGAACAATTAAACCTTATTCTATTTTTTGAGTTTATTATACCAACCCTATAGACTTACTATATTATAAAAATTCAAACAATATGTTGAAGAAATCACTGCTACTTGCTACCGTCTTCTGCCTTGCATTTGTCCAACTGGGAATTGGCCAAACGTCATACAATCTAAAGAGTTACAAGATTACGATTAAGGGTACTTCCAATCTCCACGATTGGAGTGCCGATGTAAAAAAGATGGGGGTTGCCTCCAACCTCAATATTACCGAGGGATCCCTATCGGGTATTACAACGGCAATGATTGATATCGATGCCGCAACACTTGAGGCTTCGGAGGGAAGTATAATGAGCGGAAAGATGCGTTCCGCGCTTAATGCAGAGAAGTATCCCAAGATTACCTTCTCCGCGTCAAATTTATCCATTCCGGCACAGGCATCCGGCGAATTTTCCACGACTATAATGGGGAATTTAACCATTTCCGGTACCACGCAAAAAGTTTCGCTACCGGTAAAGGTTAGAATTCTTGCTAACGGAGAGGTAGAGTTCTCCGGATCCCAAAAATTTAAAATGACATCATTTAAAGTAACACCTCCAACCGCCATGTTTGGCGCAATGAAAACGGGCGACGAGGTGAATATTGTCTATTTAATCACCCTAAAAAAAGGGTAACTCACAACAAGAAAATCCGAATCTTACTCATTTAATTTCAAACCACTATGAAAAATACAATTTTAAAATTTGGTATTGGGATGTTCCTAACGACCTTAACCATTGGGGCTTTTGCTCAGCGTGCTGAGATTGGTTATATCCGACCAAACGATAAACGCGGAGTTAACGTTTTTGAAACCAGCAAAACCGATAGCGTAGCATTCAAAGGAGTTGACGTTCGTATTGGAGGTAACTTTGCTCAATCGCTCCAAAACCTTAAGCACAGCAATACTGCCGATGTAAAACTTCAAGGCACTCCTCCCGTTGATGTTAATACGCTTACACCTATTTCCAACGGTTTTAATACTGCAATGGCCAACCTAAATATTGATGTAGCGCTTGCCGATGGTATTAGCTTAAACTTGGTTACCTACCTCTCTACCCGTCACCACAACGAGACATGGGTTAAGGGTGGTTTTATCCAATTTGAAAAGTTGCCATTCTTAAAGAACTCAATGGTAGACAGGATTATGGAATTTACAACCATTCGTGTGGGGCATATGGAGGTAAACTACGGCGATGCTCACTTCCGCCGCAGCGATGCAGGTAACACCTTCTTTAATCCATTTATGGAGGGTTATATATTGGATGCGTTCACTACCGAGATTGGTGGAGACATAATGTTCAGAAGCAACGGTGCCTTTCTTCTTGGTGGCGTAACCGGTGGCGAAATTAAGGGTGATGTGAACGAACCTGCTCCAATTGGAGCAACACCAGACGATAAAGCAAAGAGAAGCCCTTCGTTTATTGGAAAAATTGGTTACGACAAGCAAGTAAATGAGGACCTTCGCGTTCGCGTTTCAGCTTCAGGATACTATACAGCAAGTTCAGCCAGCAACACACTATTTTCTGGCGACCGAGCAGGTTCTCACTACTTTATGGTAATGGAGTATAACAACTCTACTTCTGCTACGTTGGCTTCAGGTCGCCTAAACCCAGGATTCTCCGATAAAGTTCTGGCAATGATGGGTAACCTTTTTGTTAAGTATGATGGCCTTGAGTTCTTTGGAACCTACGAGAATGCCAAGGGTCGTTCAAGATTTGAGGCTTCGGAAAGAAAAGTAAACCAGTTTGCTGGAGATATTCTTTACCGCTTTGGTGGCACCGAAAATTTTTATGTTGGCGGTCGTTATAATCAATTCAAAGGAGAACTTGCAGGCCTAACGGATAAGGTTACAATTGACCGCATGGCGGCGGCAGCAGGTTGGAACATTACACCAAACATGCTAGTTAAGGCTGAGTATGTTATTCAGAAATACAAGGACTTTCCTACCACAGACATTCGCAATGGTGGCGAATTTAAAGGATTTATGATTGAGGCATCTGTTGCATTCTAATCAAGCTTAAAGTAAATATAAGCCCCCGAGTTAATTTGCTCGGGGGCTTTATTTTTACAGTCGCCATAAACGTTTTCGCAAGCTAGTGTCGCTTCCTTTTCTAACCATATCTCGAGCCAAAAGACCTAACGCGCCATCTCCTTTATCTCCTCCATCTTGTCCATTACCGATTTTATCATAATGAGCCGCTGGTTAATGTTGATAAGTCGCGTTTTAATGTTCATGTTTTTAATGATTACCTGCTCCTCATCGGATAAGTAACTCAGATTGCGAAGTAACTCCAACTTTGAGACTACAAAGGAAATGGCCTGAAGAATATTCTCATAAACGAATAGTTTAGACGAACTTTTTTCAACTCCGTTCACCACTACTACCAAGGCTTGGTTATAATACTCCCCATTTCTTAGACCACAGGACTCACTTTCTTAGTTGAAGGTTGGAAAGTGGTTTTATCTTACTTTGCTATGCAACAATTCTATCCCTAGGCTGCCGCGGTATATAAGTCGACCGGTTTAGTCCTTCCTATTCCCTGATGAGTTTTAACGTTGTTGTAGTAGGAAACAAACTCCGATAGCCCTTTGTAAAGTTCTGTTCCATCGCTAGCGGGGCAAATATAAACATAATCCTGCTTTACGGTACGCCAAAAGCGCTCAATAAAAATATTGTCGAGGGCTCGGCCTCTGCCATCCATGCTTATTTTGATCTTTGCAACCTCCTCTACGTATTCCGTCCATAGCGCACAGGTAAACTGGCTTCCCTGATCGGAGTTGATGATTTCGGGCTTTCCGTGGTGCGCTAGGGCCGATTTTAGCACCGCGAGGCTGTTCTTAGCATCCAAACTGTTGAATACATCCCAGGCCACGATGTATCGGCTGTAAACATCAACAATGGCCGTCATGTACATGAACCCCTTGGCCATCGGGATGTAGGTGATGTCGATGGCCCACACCTGGTTTGGCCGGATTACCGCTAGGTTTCGGAGCAGGTAGGGCCGGATATACTTGGCGTGGCCCAACTTGCTCAGGTTTCTCCGAGGGTAGAGGGCCATAATGCCCATTTTTCGCAGCAACCGGCGAATCCGCTTGGCGTTCACGGTAAAGCTTAGGGCCAGCAGGAAATCCTGCATTTGGAGCACTCCGTGCGTAGGATGCTTGGTGAATTCCTCATCCATATGCCGCATGACCTCAAGGTTCTCTGGGCTTTCTCCCACGGCATCGTAGTAAAGGGTGCTGCGGTTTATCCCTAAAAGCGCGCATTGCTTTCGAACGCTTAGGGGCTCATTTGCCGACACATAACTCCTTAGCTCGCTCATAGTCCCGCTCTTTTTGAAATTTTTTTTAGCCAGTCGCGCTCCATTTCCAACTGGCCAATTTTGGAAAACAGGCGCTCCTTTTCGGCCTCAAAGCTCTCCTGTGGGGCACGGGTCTCAAAGATTTCAGATGATCGCTCCACAAACTCCTGCTTCCACTTGGTAATCATTTGGGGGTGCAGGTCAAAGCGCTTAGATAATTCCGCTAGCGTCTCGCGCTCCTTGAGCGCAGCGATGGCTACTTGAGCTTTAAAAGCTCCGGTAAATACTCGTCTTCCCTTTTTCATAATCGCTGGTAAATTAATTCGTTTTTTCAACTTAACCAGTGGTCTGATTTTTGGGGAGTATTATAGGTTTCGGTTCTTTACCTGCCCTTGCTTTTTTAATTTCTCATAAAGCTGAAGGTTAGGGGAAACCTGCTCTTTGTAGAAAACCCCTTCGGCCACATCGGTTTGAAGTAGACTAAGGGGACTTTTCACCTTTACATCGTTGGGCCTCAGTGAATCAAACTCTGAAAAATTTATCACTTTTAGCACCTCAATATTCCCAATGATCTCCAGGTAAAGAACCCGAAGGAATGTGGTAGTATCCTGCTTTATTTCCTTGTATTTATCAATCTTGTCGATCAACTTATCGATGAAGTTTGAAGACTCATTTAGGATAGTTGCTCCTGCCTTAATACTCTCAATCATTGCTGTGTGGTTATATTGAGACCGTTGCAAAAGGCAAAGAATTCATTTTTCTCTGTTTTTCCAGCTCAAAAAACACTTTTTTGAGGTGGAACTCTTCAATTATGCTCTATCATCGAGCTAACCATGCTTCCATAGGCATGGTTTTCGACCTATTTTTCG from Williamwhitmania taraxaci includes:
- a CDS encoding YceI family protein; protein product: MLKKSLLLATVFCLAFVQLGIGQTSYNLKSYKITIKGTSNLHDWSADVKKMGVASNLNITEGSLSGITTAMIDIDAATLEASEGSIMSGKMRSALNAEKYPKITFSASNLSIPAQASGEFSTTIMGNLTISGTTQKVSLPVKVRILANGEVEFSGSQKFKMTSFKVTPPTAMFGAMKTGDEVNIVYLITLKKG
- a CDS encoding IS3 family transposase yields the protein MSELRSYVSANEPLSVRKQCALLGINRSTLYYDAVGESPENLEVMRHMDEEFTKHPTHGVLQMQDFLLALSFTVNAKRIRRLLRKMGIMALYPRRNLSKLGHAKYIRPYLLRNLAVIRPNQVWAIDITYIPMAKGFMYMTAIVDVYSRYIVAWDVFNSLDAKNSLAVLKSALAHHGKPEIINSDQGSQFTCALWTEYVEEVAKIKISMDGRGRALDNIFIERFWRTVKQDYVYICPASDGTELYKGLSEFVSYYNNVKTHQGIGRTKPVDLYTAAA
- a CDS encoding transposase; this translates as MKKGRRVFTGAFKAQVAIAALKERETLAELSKRFDLHPQMITKWKQEFVERSSEIFETRAPQESFEAEKERLFSKIGQLEMERDWLKKISKRAGL